A portion of the Sulfuriferula sp. AH1 genome contains these proteins:
- the casA gene encoding type I-E CRISPR-associated protein Cse1/CasA gives MNLLEEKWLPIRRRTGQVDWIAPHQIAEPDIVAFAANRSDFNGALAQMMIGLMQTTTPIEDEGDWEDLLDLPPNAEVLQKWFVPIAEAFVLGGDGARFMQDFSLTAAEGAECTIDALLIDAAGGSAIDKNTDHFVKRNTIKAMCPHCAATALFTLQTNAPAGGAGHRTSLRGGGPLTTLVVATPSRSLWQDLWLNVKPQPAFLQQGGDAQKTAKHFTFPWLADINKIQPAGGETQPLQVHPHHLFWAMPRRIRLDFSNVQMGLCDVCKRDSAQLLHRYVTKPQGLNYKGAWRHPFSPYYETKEDWLPVHPQPGGFSYKNWLAWVLGVKQGKKSVQAAGMVDYFFQARAKYQASGQFRLWVFGYDMDNMKPRCWYETTFPLYGLADAERAIQGHVQDLISNRIEATEQAVFYLGNAIKEAWFPKKDGKSDARGDLSFVDKSFWDSTELSFYQQLNDLMEQARTETGIDMDDANFIISLGDTWHKVLIKCATKLFDVDIVGAGAIGQQDPRRIAEAYNSLQRNLYGDAIKTILRLPVTEKKSKPGKEGKKAKSSTEPQAQSSL, from the coding sequence ATGAATTTATTGGAAGAAAAATGGTTGCCCATTCGCCGCCGCACTGGGCAGGTGGACTGGATAGCACCACATCAAATTGCCGAGCCAGATATAGTTGCGTTTGCGGCCAACAGATCAGACTTCAATGGTGCGCTGGCGCAAATGATGATTGGTTTGATGCAAACGACTACACCAATTGAGGACGAAGGCGACTGGGAAGACTTGCTGGATTTGCCGCCTAATGCTGAAGTTCTGCAAAAATGGTTTGTGCCAATTGCCGAAGCATTTGTGCTGGGTGGTGATGGCGCACGTTTTATGCAGGATTTCAGCCTAACCGCAGCAGAAGGTGCGGAATGCACGATTGATGCGTTATTGATAGATGCTGCAGGTGGTTCGGCGATTGATAAAAACACCGACCATTTCGTCAAGCGCAACACCATCAAGGCGATGTGTCCACATTGCGCGGCCACAGCTTTATTCACTCTGCAAACCAATGCCCCTGCAGGCGGTGCAGGACATCGCACCAGCTTGCGTGGTGGTGGCCCCTTAACTACGCTGGTGGTTGCCACGCCATCACGCAGCTTGTGGCAGGACTTGTGGCTCAATGTCAAACCGCAACCCGCTTTTCTGCAACAAGGTGGTGACGCGCAAAAAACGGCAAAGCACTTTACCTTTCCGTGGCTGGCCGACATTAACAAGATTCAACCTGCAGGTGGCGAAACACAACCGTTGCAGGTACATCCCCATCATCTATTTTGGGCGATGCCGCGCCGTATTCGTCTTGATTTTTCCAATGTGCAAATGGGACTGTGTGACGTCTGCAAACGAGATTCGGCACAACTGCTGCATCGTTATGTCACCAAGCCACAAGGCTTGAATTACAAAGGCGCGTGGCGCCATCCGTTTTCTCCATACTACGAAACCAAAGAAGACTGGCTGCCTGTGCATCCGCAACCCGGTGGATTTAGTTATAAAAACTGGCTGGCGTGGGTATTGGGCGTTAAGCAAGGCAAAAAATCAGTGCAAGCTGCGGGTATGGTGGATTATTTCTTTCAGGCGCGGGCAAAGTATCAAGCGTCAGGTCAATTCAGGCTATGGGTGTTTGGTTATGACATGGACAACATGAAACCTCGTTGCTGGTACGAAACCACCTTTCCTCTGTATGGTTTGGCAGATGCTGAGCGCGCAATACAAGGACATGTACAAGACCTTATCTCCAATAGAATTGAAGCGACAGAGCAAGCCGTTTTTTATTTGGGCAACGCTATTAAAGAAGCATGGTTTCCTAAAAAAGATGGAAAATCGGATGCGCGCGGGGATTTGAGTTTTGTTGATAAATCCTTTTGGGACAGTACGGAACTAAGCTTTTATCAGCAGCTGAATGACTTGATGGAGCAGGCACGCACGGAAACGGGGATTGATATGGATGATGCCAACTTCATTATTTCCTTGGGCGATACATGGCACAAAGTTTTGATCAAATGCGCGACCAAGCTGTTTGATGTGGATATTGTCGGCGCAGGCGCTATCGGCCAGCAAGACCCGCGCCGTATTGCGGAAGCCTATAACAGCCTGCAAAGAAATCTGTACGGTGATGCGATAAAAACCATCTTACGTTTGCCTGTGACCGAGAAGAAAAGCAAGCCTGGCAAAGAAGGTAAGAAAGCTAAATCATCCACCGAGCCACAGGCTCAATCGTCATTGTAG
- the cas1e gene encoding type I-E CRISPR-associated endonuclease Cas1e produces the protein MAGLLPPLKPITIKERLSILFIDKGQLDVLDGAFVVVDKNGVRTHIPVGGVACLMLEPGTRVSHAAVALAARVGTLLVWVGEAGVRLYSSGQPGGARADRLLYQARLALDDDLRLKVVRKMYAMRFGEEPPSRRSVEQLRGIEGARVRQTYQLLAKKYGVEWKARNYDTSEWDKGDIPNRCLSAATACLYGVTEAAVLAAGYAPAVGFIHTGKPLSFIYDVADVFKFETVVPVAFRIAAKNPHNAEQQVRLGCRDAFRETRLLERIIPTIEEMLAAGEITPPTPPEESVAPAIPNPESLGDAGHRS, from the coding sequence ATGGCCGGACTTCTGCCCCCACTCAAACCCATCACCATCAAAGAGCGCCTTTCCATCCTGTTTATTGATAAAGGGCAGCTTGATGTCCTCGATGGCGCCTTTGTGGTGGTAGACAAAAATGGGGTACGTACTCATATACCCGTTGGGGGTGTGGCTTGTCTGATGCTTGAGCCCGGTACCCGTGTTTCCCATGCGGCAGTGGCGCTGGCCGCACGCGTGGGCACGTTGCTGGTGTGGGTTGGCGAAGCGGGGGTGCGGCTTTATTCTTCCGGCCAGCCAGGCGGCGCGCGTGCGGATCGATTGCTCTATCAGGCCAGGCTGGCATTGGACGACGATTTGCGGCTCAAGGTAGTGCGCAAGATGTACGCCATGCGCTTTGGTGAAGAGCCTCCCAGCCGCCGCAGTGTGGAACAGTTGCGCGGCATCGAGGGTGCTCGTGTGCGACAAACTTATCAACTGTTGGCCAAGAAATACGGCGTTGAATGGAAAGCGCGCAATTACGACACCAGCGAATGGGATAAAGGGGATATCCCCAATCGTTGCCTTAGCGCGGCAACTGCGTGCCTTTATGGCGTGACCGAAGCGGCAGTTCTTGCAGCAGGCTATGCACCGGCGGTAGGATTCATTCATACAGGGAAACCACTATCGTTTATCTACGATGTGGCCGATGTGTTTAAATTCGAGACGGTTGTCCCTGTCGCCTTCCGTATCGCGGCAAAAAATCCGCACAATGCAGAACAGCAGGTGCGCCTTGGCTGCCGTGATGCTTTTCGGGAAACGCGCCTGCTGGAAAGGATTATCCCTACCATCGAAGAAATGCTTGCGGCGGGTGAAATTACCCCGCCTACACCACCCGAAGAATCGGTTGCTCCCGCTATCCCTAATCCTGAAAGCCTGGGCGATGCTGGTCATCGTTCTTGA
- the cas7e gene encoding type I-E CRISPR-associated protein Cas7/Cse4/CasC — protein sequence MSRFIQLHILTSYPPSNLNRDDTGRPKTAVIGDCTRLRISSQSLKRAWRTSDIFEAALKGHIGTRTKEMGVSIYQSLTKQGVGEKNAREWAKTIASQFGKLKSDKKTENNEDLHVEQLVHFNPEEEKAIADLVTQLVATATAPTEDDLKLLRKQHTAVDIAMFGRMLASSPAFNTEAAVQVAHAITVHKAAVEDDYFIAVDDLNTGEEDKGAAHIGELGFGAGVFYLYICIDRELLQKNLGGDAGLTRNALDAFVQAVTKVSPTGKQNSFASRAYAGFVLAEKGDQQPRSLAQAFLKPVKPNQERGEDTLTRAIKELTKRRDNFNAVYGDCADASAQFNVETGEGSLSAIAKFIAE from the coding sequence ATGTCCCGTTTTATTCAATTACATATCCTGACCAGCTACCCACCCTCAAACCTGAACCGCGATGATACTGGTCGCCCGAAAACTGCCGTGATTGGCGATTGCACCCGTTTGCGTATTTCTTCGCAAAGCCTGAAGCGTGCATGGCGCACTTCAGATATTTTTGAGGCCGCGCTGAAAGGGCATATTGGCACACGCACCAAAGAAATGGGTGTCAGCATTTATCAATCGCTGACCAAACAGGGTGTCGGCGAAAAAAATGCGCGTGAATGGGCAAAAACGATTGCCAGTCAATTTGGTAAATTGAAATCTGATAAAAAGACTGAAAACAACGAAGACCTGCACGTTGAGCAGCTTGTGCATTTCAATCCTGAAGAAGAAAAAGCGATTGCCGATTTGGTGACTCAATTGGTGGCGACAGCGACTGCACCTACAGAGGATGATTTGAAGCTGCTACGAAAGCAGCATACCGCTGTGGATATCGCGATGTTTGGCCGGATGCTGGCCTCATCACCTGCCTTTAACACCGAAGCCGCCGTACAAGTAGCGCACGCCATTACCGTGCATAAAGCTGCCGTCGAAGACGATTATTTTATTGCCGTTGATGATCTCAATACCGGTGAAGAGGACAAGGGTGCGGCGCATATCGGTGAACTGGGTTTTGGTGCAGGTGTGTTTTATTTGTATATCTGCATTGACCGTGAATTGTTGCAGAAAAATTTGGGCGGCGATGCCGGGTTGACACGAAATGCCTTGGATGCCTTCGTGCAGGCGGTTACCAAGGTGTCGCCCACCGGCAAGCAAAACAGCTTTGCTTCGCGTGCTTATGCCGGTTTTGTATTGGCAGAAAAAGGAGATCAACAACCACGCAGTTTGGCGCAAGCATTTCTGAAGCCAGTTAAACCCAATCAGGAAAGAGGCGAAGATACCTTGACCCGTGCCATCAAAGAATTAACCAAACGACGCGATAACTTCAATGCGGTGTATGGCGACTGCGCCGACGCCAGCGCGCAATTTAATGTTGAAACGGGTGAAGGAAGCCTGAGTGCTATAGCCAAATTTATAGCGGAATAG
- a CDS encoding type II toxin-antitoxin system RelE/ParE family toxin: MNYTVRFTPAAAKDLQRLFDFLAVQDVKAARRARTAIAKGLEFLRMFPFSCRKASPEHPLLRELIISFGTNGYVALFEIEDSRTVTVLAIRHQREEDFF, from the coding sequence GTGAATTACACGGTTCGCTTTACGCCCGCTGCCGCGAAGGATTTGCAACGCCTTTTCGACTTTCTTGCTGTGCAGGATGTGAAAGCCGCCAGACGTGCCCGTACCGCTATTGCCAAAGGATTGGAGTTCTTGCGCATGTTCCCTTTCAGTTGCCGCAAGGCATCGCCGGAGCATCCGCTATTGCGCGAGCTGATTATCAGTTTTGGCACGAACGGTTATGTCGCACTGTTTGAAATCGAAGACAGTCGGACTGTGACCGTGTTGGCCATACGTCATCAACGCGAAGAAGATTTCTTTTAA
- a CDS encoding CRISPR-associated helicase/endonuclease Cas3, whose protein sequence is MQNKYFQYWGKADPNYPDEQKWHLLVYHSLDVAAIGVAYLKQSPSLLKSCCDLLCCSEQAFLSWSAFFLALHDLGKFSEAFQSQRPDLIQYLQCRTPNPGKQYSERHDSLGFWLWGGGYEGICSEVLPKIGISNTKRIQDSLACWMRAVTGHHGTPPKSSGSIDSFFTKEDKQVAVDFVKEMAELLFTDEATSIPTNLDGKDFQQLSEILSWWFAGVTVLADWLGSNTNFFPYQDGSIDLKEYWEYAQGQAVIALANSGVLPSAIAGGQTLKNFFPYILDATPLQQWSTTVDIPQAPQIYLLEDVTGAGKTEAAMMLVYRLMAQELAEGFFIGLPTMATANAMYKRVAKVYQQLFANNANLVLAHGHKKLVEEFAASVLPLNAPEHDTAQLDETASARCSAWLADHSKRALLASAGVGTIDQALLAVLHSKHQSLRLLGLFNKVLVIDEVHACDAYMQGVLEVLLEFHARTGGSVILLSATLPGYMKQALLNAYARGRNQSTAPAVSSAAYPLATRWHDGQATLQEEALASRANVSRTVQVHYEANDEKVFAHIINALQQGQCVGWIRNTVADAMTAYERLSKIISHEKITLFHARFALKDRLGKEEQVLSFFGEESQQQDRQGRLMIATQVAEQSLDVDFDVLITDLAPIDRILQRAGRLQRHVRDMQGNRLLKIDAKDERPAPCLWVYAPPWTTQPKEDWYGAVFKKGQYVYSHHGQLWLTAQVLQKGSFTMPVDARNLIETVYSQTAELPDALTKSAMKAEGQVMSEASLAQQNTLKIVGGYTRGNSGDWWSEAKTPSRLGEETMEVMLAKWVDGQLQPWAEGVWAYSMVKMAVRWLAQVDVPSDALQKSAYLHLQQTLPSQGKWCVLLPLMRRLDGVWEGQAWTAGNEKAGKKPELLTWLYDADFGLRVAETQYGETAE, encoded by the coding sequence ATGCAAAACAAATATTTTCAATATTGGGGTAAGGCTGATCCGAACTATCCGGATGAGCAGAAGTGGCATCTGCTGGTGTATCACTCTCTGGATGTGGCAGCAATAGGTGTGGCTTATCTCAAGCAGTCACCCTCTTTACTCAAATCTTGCTGTGACTTGTTGTGTTGCTCTGAACAGGCATTTTTGTCGTGGTCAGCTTTCTTCTTGGCGTTGCATGATTTGGGTAAGTTTAGCGAAGCGTTTCAATCGCAACGCCCCGATTTAATTCAATACTTACAATGCCGGACGCCGAATCCAGGCAAACAATATAGCGAACGCCATGATTCGCTGGGTTTCTGGTTGTGGGGTGGTGGATATGAAGGTATTTGCAGTGAGGTATTGCCGAAAATAGGTATCAGTAACACGAAGAGAATACAGGATAGTTTGGCCTGCTGGATGAGAGCGGTAACAGGTCATCATGGTACGCCGCCAAAATCATCTGGCAGCATAGATAGTTTTTTCACCAAAGAAGATAAGCAAGTTGCAGTTGACTTTGTGAAGGAGATGGCCGAATTATTATTCACTGATGAAGCCACGAGTATTCCCACAAATCTGGACGGGAAAGATTTTCAGCAATTGAGTGAAATACTGTCGTGGTGGTTTGCCGGTGTCACTGTACTTGCCGACTGGCTGGGCTCAAATACTAATTTTTTCCCATATCAAGACGGTTCAATAGATTTGAAAGAATATTGGGAATATGCCCAAGGTCAGGCAGTTATAGCACTAGCAAATTCAGGTGTTTTGCCATCCGCAATTGCTGGCGGGCAGACGCTTAAAAATTTCTTCCCGTATATACTGGATGCAACACCATTGCAGCAGTGGTCAACCACAGTGGATATACCGCAGGCACCGCAAATTTATTTGTTGGAGGATGTCACTGGGGCGGGGAAAACCGAAGCGGCGATGATGCTGGTTTATCGTCTAATGGCGCAAGAATTGGCAGAAGGTTTTTTTATTGGTTTGCCGACCATGGCGACCGCCAATGCCATGTATAAACGGGTGGCAAAAGTATATCAACAGCTCTTTGCCAATAATGCCAATTTAGTACTGGCACACGGTCATAAAAAATTGGTGGAAGAATTTGCCGCATCGGTTTTGCCTCTCAATGCGCCCGAGCACGATACGGCTCAACTGGATGAAACCGCCTCGGCACGTTGCAGTGCATGGTTGGCTGACCATAGCAAGCGCGCGTTATTGGCCTCAGCGGGTGTGGGTACCATAGACCAAGCGCTGTTAGCAGTTTTACACAGCAAGCACCAATCCCTGCGTTTATTGGGTTTGTTCAATAAGGTACTGGTAATAGACGAGGTTCATGCTTGTGATGCGTATATGCAAGGTGTGCTTGAAGTGTTGCTGGAGTTTCATGCACGCACTGGCGGTTCGGTCATTTTGCTATCCGCCACGTTGCCGGGCTACATGAAACAAGCCTTGCTGAATGCCTATGCGCGTGGCAGGAATCAATCAACTGCCCCTGCGGTGAGTTCGGCTGCGTATCCACTGGCAACACGCTGGCATGACGGACAAGCGACTTTGCAAGAAGAAGCCTTGGCCTCACGCGCCAATGTATCCAGAACGGTACAAGTACACTATGAAGCAAATGATGAAAAAGTCTTTGCGCATATTATCAATGCGTTACAGCAAGGCCAATGTGTCGGTTGGATACGCAATACCGTTGCCGATGCCATGACCGCCTACGAGCGTTTATCCAAAATCATTTCCCACGAAAAAATCACCTTGTTTCATGCACGCTTTGCTTTAAAGGATAGATTGGGGAAAGAAGAGCAAGTGTTGTCATTTTTTGGCGAGGAAAGTCAACAGCAAGATCGGCAGGGGCGACTCATGATTGCCACCCAGGTCGCCGAACAATCATTGGATGTGGATTTCGATGTGCTGATTACCGACCTTGCGCCGATAGATCGCATATTGCAACGGGCGGGGCGTCTGCAGCGCCACGTGCGCGATATGCAAGGGAATCGTTTATTAAAAATTGATGCTAAAGATGAACGGCCAGCCCCATGCTTGTGGGTTTATGCTCCGCCGTGGACAACACAACCCAAAGAAGACTGGTACGGAGCAGTATTCAAAAAAGGCCAATATGTGTATAGCCATCACGGTCAATTATGGTTAACAGCACAAGTGTTGCAGAAAGGCAGTTTCACCATGCCGGTCGATGCGCGGAATTTGATTGAAACTGTGTATTCTCAAACAGCAGAGCTGCCTGACGCATTAACTAAAAGCGCAATGAAAGCAGAAGGGCAGGTAATGTCAGAAGCAAGTTTGGCGCAGCAAAATACTCTGAAAATCGTGGGCGGTTATACCCGTGGCAACAGTGGCGACTGGTGGAGCGAAGCCAAAACGCCCTCCCGTTTAGGCGAGGAAACGATGGAAGTCATGTTGGCAAAATGGGTCGACGGACAATTGCAGCCGTGGGCGGAAGGTGTCTGGGCATACAGCATGGTGAAAATGGCAGTGCGATGGCTGGCGCAGGTAGATGTGCCGTCTGATGCGCTCCAAAAATCCGCTTATTTGCATTTGCAGCAGACCTTGCCCAGCCAGGGTAAGTGGTGCGTGCTGCTGCCTTTGATGCGGCGTTTGGATGGCGTGTGGGAAGGGCAGGCATGGACAGCAGGTAATGAAAAAGCAGGGAAAAAGCCAGAACTTCTGACATGGCTTTACGATGCGGATTTTGGTTTGCGAGTGGCAGAAACTCAATACGGAGAGACAGCAGAATGA
- the casB gene encoding type I-E CRISPR-associated protein Cse2/CasB has protein sequence MEEKKSTPVDVLFAKPLFHWWQGLEEDRASRAVLQRCETLDAVTLSDAYQRFYRYMLACGWPENANDWQRDKLAAIAGLLAHVKTDDTQRLPIKMSELAGDKPLVSELRFRDLLKVETTDDLFISLRRVLPLIGHQASIEQLAHDVYWWNDDIKKQWAYSYRWPAKPAA, from the coding sequence ATGGAAGAGAAAAAATCAACACCCGTCGATGTTCTTTTTGCGAAACCGTTATTTCATTGGTGGCAAGGGTTGGAGGAAGACCGCGCCAGCCGTGCAGTATTGCAACGATGCGAGACACTGGATGCTGTCACGTTAAGCGATGCTTACCAGCGTTTTTATCGTTATATGCTGGCTTGCGGCTGGCCAGAAAATGCCAATGATTGGCAAAGAGACAAGCTGGCGGCCATTGCCGGATTGTTGGCGCACGTTAAAACCGACGACACGCAACGCTTGCCCATCAAAATGTCTGAATTGGCAGGTGATAAGCCTTTAGTGTCAGAACTGCGTTTTCGCGATTTGCTGAAAGTTGAAACCACCGATGATTTATTTATTAGCTTGCGTCGAGTATTGCCCTTGATAGGTCATCAGGCCAGTATTGAGCAACTGGCACACGATGTCTATTGGTGGAATGACGACATCAAAAAACAATGGGCATACAGCTATCGTTGGCCTGCTAAACCTGCAGCCTGA
- the rhuM gene encoding virulence protein RhuM/Fic/DOC family protein, whose amino-acid sequence MTNDLNQIQIFETQDGQINLEVRLQDETVWLSTEQMSRLFDRERSVLTKHINNVFKDGELDSYLTCAKFAQVQKEGSREVTREIDFYNLDVIILVGYRVKSARGVLFRKWATQTLKQHLVQGYTLNQQRFNENAHALEAALALVRKTAQSPELNTQAGRGLVEIISRYTQTFLWLQRYDEGLLNEPAGQAGGLLPTMVDATAKLQHLKQKLIAKGEATELFAQPRGDGLAAIFGNLDQFVFGEPAYPTIESKAAHLLYFVVKNHPFADGNLIMTMLSSNEEKGHLRPLHSPAL is encoded by the coding sequence ATGACCAATGATCTCAATCAAATACAGATTTTTGAAACGCAGGATGGGCAAATAAATCTGGAAGTTCGTTTGCAGGATGAGACAGTATGGTTATCCACCGAGCAGATGTCCCGTTTATTTGATAGAGAACGGTCGGTACTGACTAAACATATTAACAACGTGTTTAAGGACGGAGAATTAGACTCGTATTTAACTTGTGCAAAATTTGCACAAGTTCAAAAGGAAGGCAGTCGAGAAGTCACGCGGGAGATAGATTTTTATAATCTGGATGTCATTATTTTAGTAGGTTACCGCGTCAAATCAGCGCGCGGTGTGCTGTTTCGTAAATGGGCAACGCAAACTCTCAAGCAGCATCTGGTGCAAGGCTACACCCTCAACCAGCAGCGTTTTAACGAAAACGCACACGCGCTGGAAGCTGCATTGGCACTGGTGCGGAAAACCGCACAATCGCCTGAGCTCAATACGCAGGCGGGGCGTGGATTAGTTGAAATCATCAGCCGTTATACGCAGACTTTTTTGTGGTTACAACGCTACGACGAAGGCTTGCTCAATGAACCGGCTGGGCAAGCAGGTGGGCTGCTCCCAACCATGGTTGATGCCACAGCCAAACTTCAACATCTCAAACAAAAGCTGATAGCCAAAGGCGAAGCGACCGAGCTGTTCGCTCAGCCCAGAGGCGATGGGCTGGCCGCTATTTTCGGCAATCTCGATCAATTCGTATTCGGTGAGCCAGCCTATCCCACCATAGAAAGCAAAGCCGCTCATCTTTTGTATTTTGTCGTCAAAAACCATCCGTTTGCCGATGGCAACCTCATTATGACCATGCTCAGTTCAAACGAAGAAAAGGGACACCTACGACCACTGCATTCCCCTGCACTATAG
- the cas2e gene encoding type I-E CRISPR-associated endoribonuclease Cas2e, whose amino-acid sequence MLVIVLENAPPRLRGRLAVWLLEIRAGVYVGNYSAKVRDNIWKQVEEGIEQGNAVIAWRTNNEAGFDFMTLGANRRIPVEMDGAKLVSFLPLDDGTVL is encoded by the coding sequence ATGCTGGTCATCGTTCTTGAAAACGCACCGCCCAGATTGCGTGGTCGTCTTGCCGTGTGGCTACTGGAAATTCGCGCTGGCGTTTATGTCGGAAATTACTCCGCCAAGGTCAGAGACAACATCTGGAAACAGGTTGAAGAAGGTATAGAACAAGGGAATGCGGTGATTGCTTGGCGTACCAACAATGAAGCTGGCTTCGATTTCATGACATTGGGTGCGAATCGACGCATACCGGTGGAAATGGATGGCGCGAAACTCGTATCTTTCTTGCCGCTGGACGACGGTACTGTTCTTTAA
- the cas6e gene encoding type I-E CRISPR-associated protein Cas6/Cse3/CasE, which produces MYFSVITPEESLLRQASHELAQSASIVHKKEPYAEHQLLWRFFPSVEDQARDFIFRRHDVDQIPRFYVVSKRPPIAFSNAWKIQSKDYAPQLAEDQRLSFQLRVNPVITKKNSAGKSQRHDVVMQAKKQLLAEHGFGNDAKWKEWQDGDNKPLLYEIVQKTCIEWLQSRAGNNGFTIITASVDAYQQNKAGERDIRFSTVDFSGELIVTNPELFQQVLFNGLGHAKAFGCGLMLVRRS; this is translated from the coding sequence ATGTATTTTAGTGTTATTACACCAGAAGAGAGTTTGTTGCGACAAGCGTCGCATGAGCTAGCGCAATCAGCCTCGATAGTGCATAAAAAAGAACCTTATGCCGAACATCAGTTGTTATGGCGATTTTTCCCGAGTGTAGAGGATCAGGCTCGCGATTTTATTTTTCGTCGTCATGATGTGGATCAGATTCCTCGGTTTTATGTGGTGTCAAAGCGCCCGCCTATCGCATTTAGCAATGCATGGAAGATACAGAGTAAAGACTATGCCCCGCAACTTGCTGAAGATCAACGCTTGTCTTTCCAACTTCGCGTTAATCCAGTGATTACAAAAAAAAATAGCGCAGGCAAATCGCAACGGCATGATGTTGTGATGCAAGCAAAAAAACAGCTATTGGCGGAACACGGATTTGGCAATGATGCAAAATGGAAAGAGTGGCAAGATGGGGATAACAAGCCCTTGCTGTATGAAATAGTGCAAAAGACTTGTATTGAGTGGTTGCAATCACGTGCAGGCAATAATGGCTTTACTATTATTACGGCAAGCGTTGATGCATATCAGCAGAATAAAGCGGGTGAGCGTGATATTCGCTTTAGTACCGTGGACTTTTCAGGAGAGCTGATCGTGACTAATCCTGAGTTATTCCAGCAAGTGCTATTTAACGGTTTGGGTCATGCCAAAGCCTTCGGCTGCGGATTAATGCTGGTACGCCGGAGCTAA
- the cas5e gene encoding type I-E CRISPR-associated protein Cas5/CasD — protein METLIFQLQAPLSSWGDVAVGEYRPSAEYPSQSAIQGLLGAALGIDRDDNVAQTALRTGYRLAVGVLSQGRLLRDYHTSQVPSRVDLKKRPHATRRDELSLPKQDLNTILSSRDYRQDAAALVAVQTVANAPHSLAQLVEALKKPKFVLYLGRKSCPIAVPLHPCVLDVETINTAFSDYQQQLADLWQQQLPKHTEPNNLAIRKIIWGDDFGADDLSVVGAQRDLSIIRKDQVITRQGWQFSDRNEHIALLVKE, from the coding sequence ATGGAAACCTTGATTTTTCAACTGCAAGCACCCTTGTCCTCGTGGGGTGACGTGGCGGTAGGTGAATATCGCCCTAGTGCAGAATATCCGAGCCAGTCCGCCATACAAGGCTTGCTAGGTGCTGCATTGGGTATAGATCGTGACGATAATGTTGCGCAAACGGCGTTACGCACCGGCTATCGTTTGGCAGTGGGTGTGCTGAGTCAGGGGCGATTGCTGCGCGATTACCATACCTCCCAGGTTCCTAGTCGCGTTGACCTGAAAAAACGGCCACACGCGACGCGACGGGATGAGTTGTCATTGCCTAAGCAGGACCTCAACACCATTTTATCGAGCCGTGATTATCGGCAAGATGCTGCCGCATTGGTGGCGGTGCAAACGGTGGCGAATGCGCCTCATTCATTAGCGCAGTTAGTCGAGGCGCTGAAAAAGCCAAAGTTTGTGCTGTATCTGGGACGCAAGTCTTGCCCTATTGCGGTGCCTTTGCATCCTTGTGTTTTGGACGTAGAAACCATCAACACGGCATTTTCGGATTATCAGCAACAATTGGCTGATCTGTGGCAACAGCAATTACCCAAACATACCGAGCCAAACAATTTAGCCATCCGGAAAATTATTTGGGGTGATGATTTCGGCGCGGATGACTTGTCAGTTGTTGGTGCGCAACGCGACTTGAGCATCATTCGTAAAGACCAGGTGATTACACGGCAAGGATGGCAATTCTCAGACCGTAACGAACATATTGCTTTGTTAGTGAAGGAATAA
- a CDS encoding YlcI/YnfO family protein — protein MTKTSTIPPLRVNEEVRAAAEAALMEGETLSGFVLEAIQFNIQRRAMQQEFVARGLAARDEARKTGKYISADEMLAGLDKTLARSRKAAARK, from the coding sequence GTGACTAAAACATCCACTATCCCGCCGCTACGGGTAAACGAAGAAGTGCGTGCCGCTGCCGAGGCGGCGTTGATGGAAGGTGAAACGCTTTCCGGTTTTGTGCTGGAGGCGATTCAATTCAATATTCAGCGCCGGGCAATGCAGCAGGAATTTGTCGCACGCGGGCTGGCGGCGCGAGATGAGGCACGCAAAACAGGCAAATATATCTCGGCAGACGAGATGTTGGCAGGGTTGGATAAAACGCTGGCACGTTCGCGCAAGGCGGCTGCACGCAAGTGA